The following coding sequences lie in one Phycisphaerae bacterium genomic window:
- a CDS encoding DUF362 domain-containing protein: MNRRDFLKHVAAAAAFAAANPWRSLLAQTASAPSSLPATMTARKSPVHIIRYRKSQQLIKGHGISRWRLREALIAGFCELAQCPVLPKALQAFFQPNDVIGFKFDNTLEYLLATNRVFSEEIFRIFLQNGFQPHQLLFLGATPADPLLPKPRKPNFGWTDQIDFGSGKDQFTAALDDVTALVNVPLLRADAISGISVCLRNATYGFLRHPARFYRNACSPYIVDIYRLPIIRDKIRLHLVNAVKVPIRTDVLEHDDAVSPQEALLFSRDAVATDAVAFEIIERLRANAGLQPLLESDDFLPLLVEAARAGLGKYHPDQIDLKPLWLE, encoded by the coding sequence GTGAATCGAAGGGACTTTCTAAAACACGTCGCCGCCGCAGCCGCCTTCGCCGCCGCAAACCCTTGGCGAAGCCTCCTCGCTCAGACCGCCTCCGCTCCGTCCTCCCTCCCCGCCACCATGACCGCCCGCAAGTCTCCCGTCCACATCATCCGCTACCGAAAGTCCCAGCAGCTCATCAAGGGCCACGGCATCAGCCGATGGCGACTCCGAGAGGCCCTGATCGCCGGATTCTGCGAACTGGCCCAGTGCCCCGTCCTGCCCAAGGCCCTCCAGGCCTTCTTCCAACCCAACGACGTCATCGGCTTCAAATTCGACAACACCCTCGAATACCTCCTGGCCACCAACCGCGTCTTCAGCGAAGAGATCTTCCGAATCTTCCTCCAGAACGGCTTCCAACCCCACCAACTCCTCTTCCTCGGCGCCACGCCCGCCGATCCGCTCCTGCCCAAACCCCGAAAACCAAACTTCGGATGGACCGACCAGATCGACTTCGGCTCCGGCAAAGACCAGTTCACCGCCGCCCTCGACGACGTCACCGCCCTCGTCAACGTCCCACTCCTCCGCGCCGACGCCATCTCCGGCATCAGCGTCTGCCTCCGAAACGCCACCTACGGCTTCCTCCGACATCCCGCACGCTTCTACCGAAACGCCTGCTCCCCCTATATCGTCGACATCTACCGCCTCCCCATCATCCGCGACAAAATCCGCCTCCACCTCGTCAACGCCGTCAAGGTCCCCATCCGAACCGACGTCCTCGAACACGACGACGCCGTCTCGCCCCAGGAGGCCCTCCTCTTCAGCCGGGACGCCGTCGCCACCGACGCCGTCGCCTTCGAAATCATCGAACGTCTCCGCGCCAACGCCGGCCTCCAACCCCTCCTGGAATCCGACGACTTCCTCCCCCTCCTCGTCGAAGCCGCACGCGCCGGCCTCGGAAAATACCATCCCGACCAGATCGACCTCAAGCCCCTCTGGCTCGAATGA